In the Malania oleifera isolate guangnan ecotype guangnan chromosome 1, ASM2987363v1, whole genome shotgun sequence genome, one interval contains:
- the LOC131143562 gene encoding DNA-(apurinic or apyrimidinic site) endonuclease 2 isoform X1, which translates to MKIVTYNVNGLRPRISQFGSLLKLLDSFDADIICFQETKLSKQELTADLAMADGYESFFSCTRTVERGRVGYAGVVTFCRVKSAFSSNEVALPLAAEEGFTGLIENSQARKAETCANAEGLEGYGKDELLKVDSEGRCVITDHGHFVLFNIYGPRAECDDMERTQFKITFFKILQKRWESLLRCGRRIFVAGDLNIAPAAIDSCRAGPDFEKNECRRWFRSMLVEHGGPFFDVFRAKHPERTEAYTCWPQSTGAEEFNYGTRIDHILSTGSCLHQDQNLQTHDFITCHVKECDILAQYKRWKPGETPRWRGGRSIKLEGSDHAPVYMSLIEIPEIPQHSTPSLSARYIPKLRGFQQTIVSVLMKRQVAEQSETDSLSCSSSDENIAKGCSGEDAKRSFPSCSFSSLSSGGCFSSPDLKLKNDDPRRCVLSTGSANETCSTMTASQSEHSKSVPGLVTKKKARQSQWSQLSLRSFFKKDLTLDYVKNSGTDISLNQADISMSNQYSNETATCDDESNSQKQSDSTISASSQDDVELNAYGAPGNEKNNAALLEWQRIQQLMQNSIPLCKGHNESCVPRIVKKAGPNYGRRFFVCARAEVFLAHSCIHIKYIIFFKIFYLSLVILFIRSKF; encoded by the exons ATGAAGATAGTAACATATAACGTTAACGGGCTGAGGCCACGCATCTCACAGTTTGGCTCCCTTCTCAAACTGCTCGATTCCTTCGATGCCGACATTATTTGCTttcag GAGACGAAATTATCAAAGCAGGAACTAACGGCAGATTTGGCGATGGCGGATGGATATGAGTCCTTCTTTTCCTGCACTCGCACGGTTGAGAGAGGTCGCGTTGGCTACGCCG GAGTTGTGACATTTTGCCGCGTAAAGTCTGCGTTTTCAAGCAATGAAGTGGCACTGCCACTTGCAGCGGAGGAGGGATTCACTGGTCTTATTGAGAATTCGCAAGCTAGAAAAGCTGAAACGTGTGCAAATGCGGAAGGCCTTGAGGGGTATGGGAAGGATGAACTTCTTAAGGTTGACAGTGAGGGACGTTGTGTCATCACAGACCATGGTCATTTTG TTCTCTTCAATATATATGGACCTCGAGCTGAATGTGATGACATGGAGCGGACCCAATTTAAGATCACATTTTTCAAGATATTACAG AAAAGATGGGAGTCTCTTTTACGTTGTGGAAGGAGGATATTTGTTGCTGGTGATCTCAACATTGCTCCAGCTGCCATAGATAGCTGTCGTGCAGGACCAGATTTTGAGAAGAATGA GTGCAGGAGATGGTTTAGATCTATGCTAGTGGAACATGGAGGCCCTTTCTTTGATGTATTTAGAGCAAAACATCCTGAGAG AACAGAAGCATACACATGCTGGCCGCAGAGTACTGGTGCAGAAGAGTTTAATTATGGTACAAGGATTGACCATATTCTTAGTACTGGATCATGTTTACATCAAGATCAAAACCTGCAAACCCATGACTTTATAACTTGCCATGTTAAAGAGTGTGACATTTTGGCTCAGTATAAGCGGTGGAAGCCTGGAGAAACGCCTAG GTGGAGAGGAGGAAGAAGCATTAAACTGGAAGGCTCCGACCATGCTCCTGTATATATGAGTTTAATTGAGATCCCAGAAATTCCACAGCATAGCACTCCATCTTTGTCTGCAAGATACATTCCCAAGCTCCGTGGGTTTCAGCAAACTATTG TATCAGTGTTAATGAAGAGACAGGTTGCTGAACAATCTGAAACCGACAGTTTGTCATGTTCATCTTCAGATGAAAATATTGCAAAAGGTTGTTCCGGGGAAGATGCGAAAAGATCATTCCCCAGCTGCAGTTTTTCTAGCTTATCCTCAGGTGGATGTTTTTCTTCACCAGACCTGAAATTAAAAAATGACGATCCAAGAAGATGTGTGCTGTCCACGGGTTCTGCCAATGAGACATGTAGCACTATGACTGCATCACAGAGTGAACACTCTAAATCAGTTCCTGGCTTAGTAACCAAGAAAAAAGCGCGGCAAAGTCAATGGTCCCAACTGTCACTGAGATCATTTTTTAAGAAAGATCTAACACTTGACTATGTCAAAAACTCTGGCACTGATATTTCTCTTAACCAGGCAGACATCTCAATGTCTAATCAATACTCCAATGAAACAGCCACATGTGACGATGAAAGCAATAGTCAGAAGCAGTCTGATTCGACCATTAGTGCATCCAGTCAGGATGATGTGGAGCTAAATGCCTATGGTGCTCCAGGAAATGAGAAGAACAATGCTGCTTTATTGGAATGGCAAAGGATTCAGCAGTTAATGCAGAACAGTATACCACTTTGCAAGGGCCATAATGAGTCATGTGTTCCACGGATAGTAAAGAAAGCAGGTCCCAATTATGGTCGCAGATTTTTTGTTTGTGCTCGCGCTGAGGTATTTTTGGCTCACAGCTGCATTCATATtaagtacataattttttttaaaattttttatttatcattaGTCATTCTGTTCATACGATCAAAATTCTGA
- the LOC131143562 gene encoding DNA-(apurinic or apyrimidinic site) endonuclease 2 isoform X2, whose translation MKIVTYNVNGLRPRISQFGSLLKLLDSFDADIICFQETKLSKQELTADLAMADGYESFFSCTRTVERGRVGYAGVVTFCRVKSAFSSNEVALPLAAEEGFTGLIENSQARKAETCANAEGLEGYGKDELLKVDSEGRCVITDHGHFVLFNIYGPRAECDDMERTQFKITFFKILQKRWESLLRCGRRIFVAGDLNIAPAAIDSCRAGPDFEKNECRRWFRSMLVEHGGPFFDVFRAKHPERTEAYTCWPQSTGAEEFNYGTRIDHILSTGSCLHQDQNLQTHDFITCHVKECDILAQYKRWKPGETPRWRGGRSIKLEGSDHAPVYMSLIEIPEIPQHSTPSLSARYIPKLRGFQQTIVSVLMKRQVAEQSETDSLSCSSSDENIAKGCSGEDAKRSFPSCSFSSLSSGGCFSSPDLKLKNDDPRRCVLSTGSANETCSTMTASQSEHSKSVPGLVTKKKARQSQWSQLSLRSFFKKDLTLDYVKNSGTDISLNQADISMSNQYSNETATCDDESNSQKQSDSTISASSQDDVELNAYGAPGNEKNNAALLEWQRIQQLMQNSIPLCKGHNESCVPRIVKKAGPNYGRRFFVCARAEGPASNPEANCGYFKWAASNSRRK comes from the exons ATGAAGATAGTAACATATAACGTTAACGGGCTGAGGCCACGCATCTCACAGTTTGGCTCCCTTCTCAAACTGCTCGATTCCTTCGATGCCGACATTATTTGCTttcag GAGACGAAATTATCAAAGCAGGAACTAACGGCAGATTTGGCGATGGCGGATGGATATGAGTCCTTCTTTTCCTGCACTCGCACGGTTGAGAGAGGTCGCGTTGGCTACGCCG GAGTTGTGACATTTTGCCGCGTAAAGTCTGCGTTTTCAAGCAATGAAGTGGCACTGCCACTTGCAGCGGAGGAGGGATTCACTGGTCTTATTGAGAATTCGCAAGCTAGAAAAGCTGAAACGTGTGCAAATGCGGAAGGCCTTGAGGGGTATGGGAAGGATGAACTTCTTAAGGTTGACAGTGAGGGACGTTGTGTCATCACAGACCATGGTCATTTTG TTCTCTTCAATATATATGGACCTCGAGCTGAATGTGATGACATGGAGCGGACCCAATTTAAGATCACATTTTTCAAGATATTACAG AAAAGATGGGAGTCTCTTTTACGTTGTGGAAGGAGGATATTTGTTGCTGGTGATCTCAACATTGCTCCAGCTGCCATAGATAGCTGTCGTGCAGGACCAGATTTTGAGAAGAATGA GTGCAGGAGATGGTTTAGATCTATGCTAGTGGAACATGGAGGCCCTTTCTTTGATGTATTTAGAGCAAAACATCCTGAGAG AACAGAAGCATACACATGCTGGCCGCAGAGTACTGGTGCAGAAGAGTTTAATTATGGTACAAGGATTGACCATATTCTTAGTACTGGATCATGTTTACATCAAGATCAAAACCTGCAAACCCATGACTTTATAACTTGCCATGTTAAAGAGTGTGACATTTTGGCTCAGTATAAGCGGTGGAAGCCTGGAGAAACGCCTAG GTGGAGAGGAGGAAGAAGCATTAAACTGGAAGGCTCCGACCATGCTCCTGTATATATGAGTTTAATTGAGATCCCAGAAATTCCACAGCATAGCACTCCATCTTTGTCTGCAAGATACATTCCCAAGCTCCGTGGGTTTCAGCAAACTATTG TATCAGTGTTAATGAAGAGACAGGTTGCTGAACAATCTGAAACCGACAGTTTGTCATGTTCATCTTCAGATGAAAATATTGCAAAAGGTTGTTCCGGGGAAGATGCGAAAAGATCATTCCCCAGCTGCAGTTTTTCTAGCTTATCCTCAGGTGGATGTTTTTCTTCACCAGACCTGAAATTAAAAAATGACGATCCAAGAAGATGTGTGCTGTCCACGGGTTCTGCCAATGAGACATGTAGCACTATGACTGCATCACAGAGTGAACACTCTAAATCAGTTCCTGGCTTAGTAACCAAGAAAAAAGCGCGGCAAAGTCAATGGTCCCAACTGTCACTGAGATCATTTTTTAAGAAAGATCTAACACTTGACTATGTCAAAAACTCTGGCACTGATATTTCTCTTAACCAGGCAGACATCTCAATGTCTAATCAATACTCCAATGAAACAGCCACATGTGACGATGAAAGCAATAGTCAGAAGCAGTCTGATTCGACCATTAGTGCATCCAGTCAGGATGATGTGGAGCTAAATGCCTATGGTGCTCCAGGAAATGAGAAGAACAATGCTGCTTTATTGGAATGGCAAAGGATTCAGCAGTTAATGCAGAACAGTATACCACTTTGCAAGGGCCATAATGAGTCATGTGTTCCACGGATAGTAAAGAAAGCAGGTCCCAATTATGGTCGCAGATTTTTTGTTTGTGCTCGCGCTGAG GGACCAGCATCTAATCCTGAAGCAAATTGTGGTTACTTCAAATGGGCTGCTTCAAATTCTAGGCGCAAATGA
- the LOC131143562 gene encoding DNA-(apurinic or apyrimidinic site) endonuclease 2 isoform X4: MKWHCHLQRRRDSLVLLRIRKLEKLKRVQMRKALRGMGRMNFLRLTVRDVVSSQTMVILFSSIYMDLELNVMTWSGPNLRSHFSRYYRWESLLRCGRRIFVAGDLNIAPAAIDSCRAGPDFEKNECRRWFRSMLVEHGGPFFDVFRAKHPERTEAYTCWPQSTGAEEFNYGTRIDHILSTGSCLHQDQNLQTHDFITCHVKECDILAQYKRWKPGETPRWRGGRSIKLEGSDHAPVYMSLIEIPEIPQHSTPSLSARYIPKLRGFQQTIVSVLMKRQVAEQSETDSLSCSSSDENIAKGCSGEDAKRSFPSCSFSSLSSGGCFSSPDLKLKNDDPRRCVLSTGSANETCSTMTASQSEHSKSVPGLVTKKKARQSQWSQLSLRSFFKKDLTLDYVKNSGTDISLNQADISMSNQYSNETATCDDESNSQKQSDSTISASSQDDVELNAYGAPGNEKNNAALLEWQRIQQLMQNSIPLCKGHNESCVPRIVKKAGPNYGRRFFVCARAEGPASNPEANCGYFKWAASNSRRK; the protein is encoded by the exons ATGAAGTGGCACTGCCACTTGCAGCGGAGGAGGGATTCACTGGTCTTATTGAGAATTCGCAAGCTAGAAAAGCTGAAACGTGTGCAAATGCGGAAGGCCTTGAGGGGTATGGGAAGGATGAACTTCTTAAGGTTGACAGTGAGGGACGTTGTGTCATCACAGACCATGGTCATTTTG TTCTCTTCAATATATATGGACCTCGAGCTGAATGTGATGACATGGAGCGGACCCAATTTAAGATCACATTTTTCAAGATATTACAG ATGGGAGTCTCTTTTACGTTGTGGAAGGAGGATATTTGTTGCTGGTGATCTCAACATTGCTCCAGCTGCCATAGATAGCTGTCGTGCAGGACCAGATTTTGAGAAGAATGA GTGCAGGAGATGGTTTAGATCTATGCTAGTGGAACATGGAGGCCCTTTCTTTGATGTATTTAGAGCAAAACATCCTGAGAG AACAGAAGCATACACATGCTGGCCGCAGAGTACTGGTGCAGAAGAGTTTAATTATGGTACAAGGATTGACCATATTCTTAGTACTGGATCATGTTTACATCAAGATCAAAACCTGCAAACCCATGACTTTATAACTTGCCATGTTAAAGAGTGTGACATTTTGGCTCAGTATAAGCGGTGGAAGCCTGGAGAAACGCCTAG GTGGAGAGGAGGAAGAAGCATTAAACTGGAAGGCTCCGACCATGCTCCTGTATATATGAGTTTAATTGAGATCCCAGAAATTCCACAGCATAGCACTCCATCTTTGTCTGCAAGATACATTCCCAAGCTCCGTGGGTTTCAGCAAACTATTG TATCAGTGTTAATGAAGAGACAGGTTGCTGAACAATCTGAAACCGACAGTTTGTCATGTTCATCTTCAGATGAAAATATTGCAAAAGGTTGTTCCGGGGAAGATGCGAAAAGATCATTCCCCAGCTGCAGTTTTTCTAGCTTATCCTCAGGTGGATGTTTTTCTTCACCAGACCTGAAATTAAAAAATGACGATCCAAGAAGATGTGTGCTGTCCACGGGTTCTGCCAATGAGACATGTAGCACTATGACTGCATCACAGAGTGAACACTCTAAATCAGTTCCTGGCTTAGTAACCAAGAAAAAAGCGCGGCAAAGTCAATGGTCCCAACTGTCACTGAGATCATTTTTTAAGAAAGATCTAACACTTGACTATGTCAAAAACTCTGGCACTGATATTTCTCTTAACCAGGCAGACATCTCAATGTCTAATCAATACTCCAATGAAACAGCCACATGTGACGATGAAAGCAATAGTCAGAAGCAGTCTGATTCGACCATTAGTGCATCCAGTCAGGATGATGTGGAGCTAAATGCCTATGGTGCTCCAGGAAATGAGAAGAACAATGCTGCTTTATTGGAATGGCAAAGGATTCAGCAGTTAATGCAGAACAGTATACCACTTTGCAAGGGCCATAATGAGTCATGTGTTCCACGGATAGTAAAGAAAGCAGGTCCCAATTATGGTCGCAGATTTTTTGTTTGTGCTCGCGCTGAG GGACCAGCATCTAATCCTGAAGCAAATTGTGGTTACTTCAAATGGGCTGCTTCAAATTCTAGGCGCAAATGA
- the LOC131143562 gene encoding DNA-(apurinic or apyrimidinic site) endonuclease 2 isoform X6 codes for MKWHCHLQRRRDSLVLLRIRKLEKLKRVQMRKALRGMGRMNFLRLTVRDVVSSQTMVILKRWESLLRCGRRIFVAGDLNIAPAAIDSCRAGPDFEKNECRRWFRSMLVEHGGPFFDVFRAKHPERTEAYTCWPQSTGAEEFNYGTRIDHILSTGSCLHQDQNLQTHDFITCHVKECDILAQYKRWKPGETPRWRGGRSIKLEGSDHAPVYMSLIEIPEIPQHSTPSLSARYIPKLRGFQQTIVSVLMKRQVAEQSETDSLSCSSSDENIAKGCSGEDAKRSFPSCSFSSLSSGGCFSSPDLKLKNDDPRRCVLSTGSANETCSTMTASQSEHSKSVPGLVTKKKARQSQWSQLSLRSFFKKDLTLDYVKNSGTDISLNQADISMSNQYSNETATCDDESNSQKQSDSTISASSQDDVELNAYGAPGNEKNNAALLEWQRIQQLMQNSIPLCKGHNESCVPRIVKKAGPNYGRRFFVCARAEGPASNPEANCGYFKWAASNSRRK; via the exons ATGAAGTGGCACTGCCACTTGCAGCGGAGGAGGGATTCACTGGTCTTATTGAGAATTCGCAAGCTAGAAAAGCTGAAACGTGTGCAAATGCGGAAGGCCTTGAGGGGTATGGGAAGGATGAACTTCTTAAGGTTGACAGTGAGGGACGTTGTGTCATCACAGACCATGGTCATTTTG AAAAGATGGGAGTCTCTTTTACGTTGTGGAAGGAGGATATTTGTTGCTGGTGATCTCAACATTGCTCCAGCTGCCATAGATAGCTGTCGTGCAGGACCAGATTTTGAGAAGAATGA GTGCAGGAGATGGTTTAGATCTATGCTAGTGGAACATGGAGGCCCTTTCTTTGATGTATTTAGAGCAAAACATCCTGAGAG AACAGAAGCATACACATGCTGGCCGCAGAGTACTGGTGCAGAAGAGTTTAATTATGGTACAAGGATTGACCATATTCTTAGTACTGGATCATGTTTACATCAAGATCAAAACCTGCAAACCCATGACTTTATAACTTGCCATGTTAAAGAGTGTGACATTTTGGCTCAGTATAAGCGGTGGAAGCCTGGAGAAACGCCTAG GTGGAGAGGAGGAAGAAGCATTAAACTGGAAGGCTCCGACCATGCTCCTGTATATATGAGTTTAATTGAGATCCCAGAAATTCCACAGCATAGCACTCCATCTTTGTCTGCAAGATACATTCCCAAGCTCCGTGGGTTTCAGCAAACTATTG TATCAGTGTTAATGAAGAGACAGGTTGCTGAACAATCTGAAACCGACAGTTTGTCATGTTCATCTTCAGATGAAAATATTGCAAAAGGTTGTTCCGGGGAAGATGCGAAAAGATCATTCCCCAGCTGCAGTTTTTCTAGCTTATCCTCAGGTGGATGTTTTTCTTCACCAGACCTGAAATTAAAAAATGACGATCCAAGAAGATGTGTGCTGTCCACGGGTTCTGCCAATGAGACATGTAGCACTATGACTGCATCACAGAGTGAACACTCTAAATCAGTTCCTGGCTTAGTAACCAAGAAAAAAGCGCGGCAAAGTCAATGGTCCCAACTGTCACTGAGATCATTTTTTAAGAAAGATCTAACACTTGACTATGTCAAAAACTCTGGCACTGATATTTCTCTTAACCAGGCAGACATCTCAATGTCTAATCAATACTCCAATGAAACAGCCACATGTGACGATGAAAGCAATAGTCAGAAGCAGTCTGATTCGACCATTAGTGCATCCAGTCAGGATGATGTGGAGCTAAATGCCTATGGTGCTCCAGGAAATGAGAAGAACAATGCTGCTTTATTGGAATGGCAAAGGATTCAGCAGTTAATGCAGAACAGTATACCACTTTGCAAGGGCCATAATGAGTCATGTGTTCCACGGATAGTAAAGAAAGCAGGTCCCAATTATGGTCGCAGATTTTTTGTTTGTGCTCGCGCTGAG GGACCAGCATCTAATCCTGAAGCAAATTGTGGTTACTTCAAATGGGCTGCTTCAAATTCTAGGCGCAAATGA
- the LOC131143562 gene encoding DNA-(apurinic or apyrimidinic site) endonuclease 2 isoform X5, translated as MKWHCHLQRRRDSLVLLRIRKLEKLKRVQMRKALRGMGRMNFLRLTVRDVVSSQTMVILKRWESLLRCGRRIFVAGDLNIAPAAIDSCRAGPDFEKNECRRWFRSMLVEHGGPFFDVFRAKHPERTEAYTCWPQSTGAEEFNYGTRIDHILSTGSCLHQDQNLQTHDFITCHVKECDILAQYKRWKPGETPRWRGGRSIKLEGSDHAPVYMSLIEIPEIPQHSTPSLSARYIPKLRGFQQTIVSVLMKRQVAEQSETDSLSCSSSDENIAKGCSGEDAKRSFPSCSFSSLSSGGCFSSPDLKLKNDDPRRCVLSTGSANETCSTMTASQSEHSKSVPGLVTKKKARQSQWSQLSLRSFFKKDLTLDYVKNSGTDISLNQADISMSNQYSNETATCDDESNSQKQSDSTISASSQDDVELNAYGAPGNEKNNAALLEWQRIQQLMQNSIPLCKGHNESCVPRIVKKAGPNYGRRFFVCARAEVFLAHSCIHIKYIIFFKIFYLSLVILFIRSKF; from the exons ATGAAGTGGCACTGCCACTTGCAGCGGAGGAGGGATTCACTGGTCTTATTGAGAATTCGCAAGCTAGAAAAGCTGAAACGTGTGCAAATGCGGAAGGCCTTGAGGGGTATGGGAAGGATGAACTTCTTAAGGTTGACAGTGAGGGACGTTGTGTCATCACAGACCATGGTCATTTTG AAAAGATGGGAGTCTCTTTTACGTTGTGGAAGGAGGATATTTGTTGCTGGTGATCTCAACATTGCTCCAGCTGCCATAGATAGCTGTCGTGCAGGACCAGATTTTGAGAAGAATGA GTGCAGGAGATGGTTTAGATCTATGCTAGTGGAACATGGAGGCCCTTTCTTTGATGTATTTAGAGCAAAACATCCTGAGAG AACAGAAGCATACACATGCTGGCCGCAGAGTACTGGTGCAGAAGAGTTTAATTATGGTACAAGGATTGACCATATTCTTAGTACTGGATCATGTTTACATCAAGATCAAAACCTGCAAACCCATGACTTTATAACTTGCCATGTTAAAGAGTGTGACATTTTGGCTCAGTATAAGCGGTGGAAGCCTGGAGAAACGCCTAG GTGGAGAGGAGGAAGAAGCATTAAACTGGAAGGCTCCGACCATGCTCCTGTATATATGAGTTTAATTGAGATCCCAGAAATTCCACAGCATAGCACTCCATCTTTGTCTGCAAGATACATTCCCAAGCTCCGTGGGTTTCAGCAAACTATTG TATCAGTGTTAATGAAGAGACAGGTTGCTGAACAATCTGAAACCGACAGTTTGTCATGTTCATCTTCAGATGAAAATATTGCAAAAGGTTGTTCCGGGGAAGATGCGAAAAGATCATTCCCCAGCTGCAGTTTTTCTAGCTTATCCTCAGGTGGATGTTTTTCTTCACCAGACCTGAAATTAAAAAATGACGATCCAAGAAGATGTGTGCTGTCCACGGGTTCTGCCAATGAGACATGTAGCACTATGACTGCATCACAGAGTGAACACTCTAAATCAGTTCCTGGCTTAGTAACCAAGAAAAAAGCGCGGCAAAGTCAATGGTCCCAACTGTCACTGAGATCATTTTTTAAGAAAGATCTAACACTTGACTATGTCAAAAACTCTGGCACTGATATTTCTCTTAACCAGGCAGACATCTCAATGTCTAATCAATACTCCAATGAAACAGCCACATGTGACGATGAAAGCAATAGTCAGAAGCAGTCTGATTCGACCATTAGTGCATCCAGTCAGGATGATGTGGAGCTAAATGCCTATGGTGCTCCAGGAAATGAGAAGAACAATGCTGCTTTATTGGAATGGCAAAGGATTCAGCAGTTAATGCAGAACAGTATACCACTTTGCAAGGGCCATAATGAGTCATGTGTTCCACGGATAGTAAAGAAAGCAGGTCCCAATTATGGTCGCAGATTTTTTGTTTGTGCTCGCGCTGAGGTATTTTTGGCTCACAGCTGCATTCATATtaagtacataattttttttaaaattttttatttatcattaGTCATTCTGTTCATACGATCAAAATTCTGA
- the LOC131143562 gene encoding DNA-(apurinic or apyrimidinic site) endonuclease 2 isoform X3, which translates to MKWHCHLQRRRDSLVLLRIRKLEKLKRVQMRKALRGMGRMNFLRLTVRDVVSSQTMVILFSSIYMDLELNVMTWSGPNLRSHFSRYYRWESLLRCGRRIFVAGDLNIAPAAIDSCRAGPDFEKNECRRWFRSMLVEHGGPFFDVFRAKHPERTEAYTCWPQSTGAEEFNYGTRIDHILSTGSCLHQDQNLQTHDFITCHVKECDILAQYKRWKPGETPRWRGGRSIKLEGSDHAPVYMSLIEIPEIPQHSTPSLSARYIPKLRGFQQTIVSVLMKRQVAEQSETDSLSCSSSDENIAKGCSGEDAKRSFPSCSFSSLSSGGCFSSPDLKLKNDDPRRCVLSTGSANETCSTMTASQSEHSKSVPGLVTKKKARQSQWSQLSLRSFFKKDLTLDYVKNSGTDISLNQADISMSNQYSNETATCDDESNSQKQSDSTISASSQDDVELNAYGAPGNEKNNAALLEWQRIQQLMQNSIPLCKGHNESCVPRIVKKAGPNYGRRFFVCARAEVFLAHSCIHIKYIIFFKIFYLSLVILFIRSKF; encoded by the exons ATGAAGTGGCACTGCCACTTGCAGCGGAGGAGGGATTCACTGGTCTTATTGAGAATTCGCAAGCTAGAAAAGCTGAAACGTGTGCAAATGCGGAAGGCCTTGAGGGGTATGGGAAGGATGAACTTCTTAAGGTTGACAGTGAGGGACGTTGTGTCATCACAGACCATGGTCATTTTG TTCTCTTCAATATATATGGACCTCGAGCTGAATGTGATGACATGGAGCGGACCCAATTTAAGATCACATTTTTCAAGATATTACAG ATGGGAGTCTCTTTTACGTTGTGGAAGGAGGATATTTGTTGCTGGTGATCTCAACATTGCTCCAGCTGCCATAGATAGCTGTCGTGCAGGACCAGATTTTGAGAAGAATGA GTGCAGGAGATGGTTTAGATCTATGCTAGTGGAACATGGAGGCCCTTTCTTTGATGTATTTAGAGCAAAACATCCTGAGAG AACAGAAGCATACACATGCTGGCCGCAGAGTACTGGTGCAGAAGAGTTTAATTATGGTACAAGGATTGACCATATTCTTAGTACTGGATCATGTTTACATCAAGATCAAAACCTGCAAACCCATGACTTTATAACTTGCCATGTTAAAGAGTGTGACATTTTGGCTCAGTATAAGCGGTGGAAGCCTGGAGAAACGCCTAG GTGGAGAGGAGGAAGAAGCATTAAACTGGAAGGCTCCGACCATGCTCCTGTATATATGAGTTTAATTGAGATCCCAGAAATTCCACAGCATAGCACTCCATCTTTGTCTGCAAGATACATTCCCAAGCTCCGTGGGTTTCAGCAAACTATTG TATCAGTGTTAATGAAGAGACAGGTTGCTGAACAATCTGAAACCGACAGTTTGTCATGTTCATCTTCAGATGAAAATATTGCAAAAGGTTGTTCCGGGGAAGATGCGAAAAGATCATTCCCCAGCTGCAGTTTTTCTAGCTTATCCTCAGGTGGATGTTTTTCTTCACCAGACCTGAAATTAAAAAATGACGATCCAAGAAGATGTGTGCTGTCCACGGGTTCTGCCAATGAGACATGTAGCACTATGACTGCATCACAGAGTGAACACTCTAAATCAGTTCCTGGCTTAGTAACCAAGAAAAAAGCGCGGCAAAGTCAATGGTCCCAACTGTCACTGAGATCATTTTTTAAGAAAGATCTAACACTTGACTATGTCAAAAACTCTGGCACTGATATTTCTCTTAACCAGGCAGACATCTCAATGTCTAATCAATACTCCAATGAAACAGCCACATGTGACGATGAAAGCAATAGTCAGAAGCAGTCTGATTCGACCATTAGTGCATCCAGTCAGGATGATGTGGAGCTAAATGCCTATGGTGCTCCAGGAAATGAGAAGAACAATGCTGCTTTATTGGAATGGCAAAGGATTCAGCAGTTAATGCAGAACAGTATACCACTTTGCAAGGGCCATAATGAGTCATGTGTTCCACGGATAGTAAAGAAAGCAGGTCCCAATTATGGTCGCAGATTTTTTGTTTGTGCTCGCGCTGAGGTATTTTTGGCTCACAGCTGCATTCATATtaagtacataattttttttaaaattttttatttatcattaGTCATTCTGTTCATACGATCAAAATTCTGA